The DNA sequence ATTTgtgttcacaactgtctatagaTCCAGGTCCAAGTCATCTGACACCATTTTTTGACCTcggacaccagacacacacatagtgcatcttgcatgcatgcaggtaaatgctcatacacataaaataaataaatctaaaaaattaaaaatagagaggaagaaaagaaaaaaaaaaaactacaaatacCAGGACAAACTCCTAAATTCAATAATTGTTCACGTGTGTGCACtaacatgcatgcgtgtgtgtgtgtgtgtgtgtgtgtgtgtctatgtctgtgtgttgtgttttAATATGTTACCGGCTAGACTGTTACCTCACAATGTAGACCTGAAGttaaagctgtgtaccaccatactGGATgattttgctgtatttttttaaaaaatttatttatttattatatgtaagtacactgtagctgtcttcaggcaccccagaagggagtatcagatctcattacggatggttcggagccatcatgtggttgctgggatttgaacttaggaccttcaggagagtagtcagtgctcttagctgctaagccatctctctagcctgttttgctgtatttttaacaattttacaTATTAGGTTTTTGTGCCATGTCAGGTTTTAAGCTAGGGTCTCCCACACGCTCAGTGCACATTCTGTCATTGAGGTGCCTCACAGGctcagtattttctttctttctttcttttttttttaataatttggtatcattttcctttctttttttttttttaaagatttattttattgttatatataagtacactgtagatgtcttcagacacaccagaagaagaagtcagatttcattacggatggttgtgagccaccatgtggttgctgggatttgtactcagaacctttggaagagcagtcagtgctcttaactgctgagccatctcaccagcccctagtaTCTTCTAATACATATTCCATTTTCAAATGTTCTGGTTCTGAAACCACTTCTTGAGGAAGTTTCAATTCCTAGCATTGTTTACCATGCTTACATTACATAATAGTCTCTTAATTTTCAAGTTGCTCTCCTATGCCCCACAGCATTAACCTGGGAAGGTCCAGGTATAACTTTTGCATTTGCTTGATTATaacttttcttccccctctcctctcttttgagatagggtcccacTCTACAGaactggttggcctggaactcactgtgtagaccagcttggtctcaaactcactgagattctCCTGTGtaggcctcctgagtgctggcattaaaggaatGCCCCACCACGCCTCTTTGTAACTTTCCTCCTTAATCATTTCAGATAGCCTTTATCAGAAAGGATGGAGTTGGGAAATGGAAAACTGCTTAGGACAGGACTGAACTCACTAAATCAAGCAGTACATCCAGCCCAGGGCCTGGCCTGGACTGATGGGAATCGTGTAGTCCTGACTGATTTACAGCTTCACAGTGGAGAGGCCAAGTTCGGAGACTCCCAAGTCATTGGAAGTTTTGAATCTGTCTGTGGGGTTTCCTGGGCCCCAGTCAGCACAGTGCATTTGCCTGCTCTGCTTGCCATCCAGCACAGGACGCTGGTCTCCGTGTGGCAGCTGTGTCCTAGCACTGCAGGATCAAGCAAATGGCAGATGTCTCAGACCTCTGAAATCAGGGAGTCACTCCCTATCCTTCCTCAGGGCTGCATGTGGCACCCAAAGGATGCTGTCCTCACTGTGCTGACTGCGAAGGATGTTTCCATTTTTCCTAATGTCCACCAAGATGGTTCCAGGGTAAAAGTGGACATCAACACCAAGAGCCGCATTTACTGTGCTTGTTGGACCCTAGATGGCCAGCGGCTGGTGGTAGCAATAGGCAGCAGCCTTTATTCGTATATTTGGGACAGTTCTCAGAAGTCCCTTCATAGATGCTCCTTCTGCCCAGTGTTTCCTGTGAACTGTTCCATCCGCTCCATCACAGCCACCGTGAACTCACAGGTTGCTATAGCCACTGAACTTCCACTTGATAAGCTTTGTGGCTTAAATGCATCTGAAGCCTTTGACGGTCCACCTAATGGTGACAATGGTGCTGTACGTACTCGTCCTGTGGGTGAAATACCTCCTGTAGATGAGCAGGTCGCCACTACAGACATGAATTCTGGAGTAACAGTTGGTCCCTCTTCAGTTCCTCTGGATCTGACTCACATACACTTCAACCCATCAGGAGCTGAGCAGagttctcttatttttttaagaaacaaggaCTACTTGACAGGAACTGGTCAAGATTCTTCACATTTGATCCTGGTAACCTTCAAGGAAGCAATTACCATGACAAAAAAGGTCGCAATTCCGGGCATTCTGGTTCCTGATTTAATAGCATTTAACCTGACTGCACAGCTACTGGCTGTGACTTCCAACACGAGTAACGTAATCTTGATCTATTCGGTTATTCCATCTTCTATGCCAAATGTGCAGCAGATTCAGTTAGAGAGTAACGAAAGACCAAAGGGCCTATGTTTCTTGACAGACAGATTATTATTAATTGCTGTAGGGAAACAAAAGCCCACTGAAgcagcctttcttccttcttcagaaTCTGATCAGTATACTGTTCGTCTGATAGTTAGAGAAATAACCCTGGGAAGAGAATCTTCTGGAACATCTGCTGAAAGTCAGGGTGCTTACTCTGACTTCAAGGCTCTATTAAATAAAGCAGATAGAGAAAAAGAGTTCACTGAGAGCCTTTCCCCATGTTCAAGTCCCCTGAGCCAAGGGCTCTTGCTAACAGCTAACTCCAGTACTCAGAGTGGGGGGTCTGGAAGAGCCCTTATTCAAGAAATTAAAAGCCCCTTGTCCGGTCTGCCCAGTGATTCCATTGGCCATCAAACCCTTCACAGGCCCTCCTGGCTTTGCACAGCTTTGCCTAGACCTAGCAGGACCCCAGAGTACCCCAGCACCCCAGATCTGAATTCACCTCAAAGAGAgaacttacaaaaagaaaaggaaacttgcCCACTTTCCAGAGAACTGGTTGGGATGCAACAGTATCTTTCTGAACTCATGGATTTTCTACACAAGGAGAAACGAGTCTCTCCTGCTTATCCACCCTCTCAGGATCCTCCCTATGTTCACCTCATTTACCAGGTAaacaccttttttattttttggtttttcgagacaggatttctctgtgtaaccctggctgtcctggaactcactctgtagaccaggatggcctccaactcagaaatccacctgcctctgcctcccaagtgctggggttaaaggtgtgtgccaccactgcccggggtAAACATCTTTTTGGGGGAACTTCCACTATACAGGAAGCTCTCACATCCAGTCTGTCCTGCCCGAAACACCGTGGGGAGGCTTTGAGTGAAGCTCAGTGACCTGTTAGAGCAGTTTGGCGTTCCTTTGTACAGTTAGATAGATGTTAGCCTACCAAAGTGCTCACACCAGGGCTTAGCatgattttatcatattcttGGTAGAGAAATTAATGACTATACTTTGTTAACTTATACTTAGGGACAAAAAAATAAGGTTAGTTATGTCTGTTCAATGTGaaaaccttgtgtgtgtgtgtgtgtgtgtgtgtgtgtgtgtgtgtgtgtgtgtgtgtgtgtgtggtgggagatatcatttaaaatcttttggacaggagagatggctcagtggttaacaggactgactgttcttttagaggacccaggttcaattcccagcatccacatggcagctcacaagtgtctatatttccaagatctgacactcttaCAAGACATACGgatatatatgcaggtaaaacaccaaagcacataaaataaaaataaaatactttggaTGCATCCTTATACATGCAGATGTAAATGCAAATACGTCTCacattagggttttactgctgtgaacagacactaaggcaagtcttataaaggacaacatgtaactggggctggcttacaggttcagaggttcagtccattatcgtcaaggtgggagcatagcagcaaCCAGGCAGGCACaagtgcaggcagagctgagagttctacatcttcatctgaagactgcttggTATCACTTCCAGGCTGCTAGGATgaagatcttaaagcccacacccacagtgacaacacctactccaacagggccacaccttctaatagtgccacttcctgggccgagcatatacaaaccatcacaatatgtatgtgtgaggttGGCATGCATGTCCCATTGCATGCATATAGAGGTTAGAGGACATCTTTCAACAATCAGAAGCcgagtatggtggcacacacctatggtGCTAgaactgaggaagcagaggctggtgaatctctgagttcaaggccggccttgTTTACAGAGCCAAttgcaggccagccaggattcttgtcttaaaacaacaacaaaatgtcagttctctccttccaccttgattctagggattgaacttaggttatCATAACCTAAGTGACAAGTgttttttcccactgagccatctcactggcctggtaTCTTAGCAATGAAACTTTTGtagtgatgaaacaccatgacaaaaagcaacctgcagagaaaagggtttatttcacccaCATAACAGCTCATCATCAGGAGAATGAGCTCATCATCATgcaagtcaggaacctggaggcaggagctgatggagaagcCATGCAGGGGTGCGGCTTACAGGCTTGTTCCCCATGActtgcacagcctgctttctcacagaaccaggaccaccagtgcagggatggccccacccacaatgggctgggccttcccccatcaatcactaatgtaAAAAAATGCTACTGTCTTCCACATAGCCCAATCTTATgccagcattttctcagttgaggagccttcctctcaaatgactataccttgtgccaagttgacattaaaactagccagcatacctagaagtaatatttttattctgtgttcaTGGTTGTGCTTTTAGGCTCATAATGAGTCTTAAGTTAGAACTGTAACAAATTACAGATATTTTCCTCTAGGTATATTTTAAATCACTTCTAAAATGACTTCATTCTTTCatgacttcaaaaaaaaaaaaatgtgccgggcagtggtggcacacgcctttaatcccagcacttgggaggcagaggcaggcggatttctgagttcgaggccagcctggtctacagagtgagttccaggacagccagggcagcacagagaaaccttgtctcgaaaaaacaaaaacaaaacaaaaaaaaaaagtttgtgttttgagacagggtctcactgtgtaagcctgggctggcctcagcttgccttgtagatcaggctggccttcttTGCTCCCCATCCCCCAGTACTCCAAGGCTGTCCACTATACCTAGCTCCCTCTACATGAGATGCCATTCCATTGCTCTAACAGTTGTTTAACCATTTTTCCTTTTACTGGAAGAAACCTCATTCTGTAGATCCTGCTGAGAGAAGAGCAGTGCTTCTCTGCGACGGCAAGCTAAGGCTCAGTACTGTTCAACAGGCGTTTGGCCTCCACCTTGTTGAAATGCTGCACGGTAGGTGAAAGCCAGagcaccctctccctcccttctgttctgAAGCTTCAGGAATGGAAATGGTACCATCCAGCCATTCAAGGGATTCACTAAATAATTAACAAACATGACTAAAAGGAAATTGAGCTGCAAGGCAATACGTAGCTACCGTGTGCCTGTTGCCATCCAATGCACCAGTCATGGAAACCCTGCAGTGTTGGTGGAGTTGACATTCTCACGTGGAGGAGATGGGGGGGATGtgaaagacacagtgagaccgTGTTAGCAAGGCCTACCTGATGCCCTACTCACACCCAAAGAATATGACTGCttacttacttgcttgcttgctttttttcttagtagccctagctgtcctggaactcactctgtagaccaggctggtcttaaacttacaGAATTCTCAAGTGCttggactaaaggcgtgcaccaccacggaCCAGCTCATTTTGTTAACAGTAGTCACCACATTGAAcataagacattttatttttccctttagcattgtaacatttttctgttttgacaGATACATTTATAATATGGCTTTACAATTGCCATTTTTGACAGATAGGTAGTATTATTTCTGAggtttatcattttttatttcctcatattttcttgtttatttacttttgttttattcttaaacatttattattatctttttatgtgtttccccaggcatgtatatgcatgcagtacccatgggggccagaagagggcactaaaTTCTGTGACTGCTGTTACTGATGTTCACCCTCATGTACTTGCTAGGAATTtaaccctggtcctttggaagaacagctagtgctcttatctgctgagccatcacacacacacacacacacacacacacacagatatacaggcaGGCCACTCATActtgtaaagtaaaataagaaatacagccgggcagtggtggcatgcacctttaatcccagcacttgggaggcagaggcaggcgaatttctgagttcaaggccagcctagtctacagagtgagttccaggacagccagggctactcagagaaaccctgtctcaaaaaaccaaaaataataataataagaagaagaaatacagatTTAAGTcattcccccccccttttttttttctttttttttttttttctgagacaggatttctctgtgtagccctgactgtcctgaaactcactctgtagaccagcttggcctcaaactcagaaatccacctgtctctgcctctcaagtgctgggattaaaggtgtgtgccaccagtgcctggctcattttctcttttaaaaagggatttattcagggactgaagagatagctcagtgttgctcttccagaggtcctgagttcaattcccagcaaccacagggtagctcacaaccatttgtaaagagatctgatgcctcttctggtgtgtctgaagacagtgacagtgtactcacatacataaaataaataaatctttataaaaaatgttttgcctgcatatatgcctgtgcaccagaagagggcaccaggtctcATTATAGAGGGTTATTTggccactgggaattgaactcaggacctctggaagaacagacagggctcttaacctttgagccatctctctagccccagtcattttcagttttaaccattataaataatacaaagagaaaccttccTACATATTTGTCGTTGACTTTGGAGTGTGCATTTTTCAGAAGTAAAGCACAAGGCCTCTGAGATTCGAAGGAACCAGAGATGATCCAAGTATGTGTCACACTAGTGCCCCAGAGCAAGCCACGATTTTCCAGTCACTATCCTACTTCCAGTCACCTCAGCTCCGTATGATAAATGTCAGTCCGGAGGAAAACTGTATGTCCTTAGCTTTGAGAGACCCACTTGAGGTGCTTGTCTTTGACACCCGTTTCCTGCATTGCTCTGTGCTCTGACCCTAACAGAACTCTTCATCTCCACGTTTTCTGAAAAGTGTTAGATGATGGAGTTTATAAGGTTTTCTATCAGCTACCGAATCTCCCTCTTTACAAGTTAGCCCCATGTAGTAGTGTGTGCCTGTGACCCAGCACTCAAGGCTTTCACCATTACCAGTTTGCAGCCAGCCTTGGACCACATGGCACTAgagcagctccagctccagaatgAGACCTAACAGCAGTGACGATGTCTTGCAGTCATCTGTTTGTCCTTACAGAATTGTATGATGCATAAAGCACTCTGTTCTTAATTTACTTTGTAGATTCCCACTGGATCCTCCTCTCTGCTGACAGCCAAGATTTTATCCCATTAACTTTCACAGCTGCCCAGACAGTCGTGGTGAGAGATGGCAGCCTGGCCAAGCCAGAGGAAGCTAGGGGCTCTCTTTCTCACAATCAGGATTCTGATCCTCCACCTGAAGTCTTCGGAGACCTTGCTACCCAGAATGTAGATACTGCGGGCTGTTTTAACAGTGTGACCTGATGGCTGGTTTGTAGCGCGCATGTGCTACCAGATTCCCCTCGGCTGTGCGCTTCCGGGCAGCGGGGCAAGAGGCTGCTTATGTACTCGTGATTGTGCGCCACTTTAAGGACAGAATTCTAAGAATGAAACAATACCACGTGAGCATATGGATTGtactttttagtttttcgagactgggtttctctgtgtagccctggctgtcctggaactcactctgtagaccaggctggcctcgaactcagaaatccacctgcctctgcctcccaagtgctgggattaaaggtgtgcaccaccaccgcccagctggattGTACTTCAGGATGCTCCAAGGCCTTGCTTTCCCAGGCTGGAAGCTGTGTTAGCGCTGATGCAATGGAGTAGCGGTAGGTCTTTTTGCTCTAAAGATGCAGGTGAGAAGAGCTGCTGGGGAGCCTGTGCTTCAACGAAGCCTTTTAATCCAGTTCCTGGGGCAGCAGGGACCCCCCACTTCTGCTCTCTGGACTGTCTGGATCAGAAAGAAGTTCTGAGGCAGGCCTGCCCTCTGCAGATGTCAAAACAACCCTCTTGCTCCTGTATACAGTTCTGGCTGACAGAGGTCCAGATACTGCTAAAAAGTGCTCTGGGCAAAATTTTAATAAACTTCCAAGATTTGACCCTTCTGGGACCACCAGTGCTCTCGGCCACCCACTGGGGGAGACCATGCCTTGCTCTCTTGTCTTTCTATTTATAGTCCTCTCTTTGAGATGTGCTCTTTTATTTTCCAGTTTAAGGATCACAAAAATttcccatccttccctcccaAGAATAAGCCTTCTTAGttaacttttcatttgtttgttttgtttttgaggtaggggCTCAGACCCATCTTGAACACGGGTGCTCTGGCTTCCACTGAGCCATGTGTCCCGAGCCCAACTTGCCActttaactttggtatttttcTCTTAACTCCTTTCAAACCTGAGAGAC is a window from the Mastomys coucha isolate ucsf_1 unplaced genomic scaffold, UCSF_Mcou_1 pScaffold6, whole genome shotgun sequence genome containing:
- the Wdcp gene encoding WD repeat and coiled-coil-containing protein; amino-acid sequence: MELGNGKLLRTGLNSLNQAVHPAQGLAWTDGNRVVLTDLQLHSGEAKFGDSQVIGSFESVCGVSWAPVSTVHLPALLAIQHRTLVSVWQLCPSTAGSSKWQMSQTSEIRESLPILPQGCMWHPKDAVLTVLTAKDVSIFPNVHQDGSRVKVDINTKSRIYCACWTLDGQRLVVAIGSSLYSYIWDSSQKSLHRCSFCPVFPVNCSIRSITATVNSQVAIATELPLDKLCGLNASEAFDGPPNGDNGAVRTRPVGEIPPVDEQVATTDMNSGVTVGPSSVPLDLTHIHFNPSGAEQSSLIFLRNKDYLTGTGQDSSHLILVTFKEAITMTKKVAIPGILVPDLIAFNLTAQLLAVTSNTSNVILIYSVIPSSMPNVQQIQLESNERPKGLCFLTDRLLLIAVGKQKPTEAAFLPSSESDQYTVRLIVREITLGRESSGTSAESQGAYSDFKALLNKADREKEFTESLSPCSSPLSQGLLLTANSSTQSGGSGRALIQEIKSPLSGLPSDSIGHQTLHRPSWLCTALPRPSRTPEYPSTPDLNSPQRENLQKEKETCPLSRELVGMQQYLSELMDFLHKEKRVSPAYPPSQDPPYVHLIYQKPHSVDPAERRAVLLCDGKLRLSTVQQAFGLHLVEMLHDSHWILLSADSQDFIPLTFTAAQTVVVRDGSLAKPEEARGSLSHNQDSDPPPEVFGDLATQNVDTAGCFNSVT